The genomic interval CTGACCTGGGTGATCTGGCCGCGCAGATGCACGGTCTTGGCCTGACTGCTGTCGGCGGCCTGTGCCGTGCCGGCCATGAACAAGCCGCTGGCCAGCAGCGCCCCGGCGATGAACGAAAATTGGCGTCGTATCGTATGGTGCATGGGTGCTTCCACTGTGAGTGTGTAATCACGGTAACACAGCCATGGCGGGATACTGTCAAGGACACCGCATCCAACTAGCGACAGCGTAATAATCGGCGTAACCGATCGGTGGATACGCTTATTTGAGCGGCAGCGTGGCGACCTCGTGCAACATGCGCTCGACCTGTTCAGACAGCCGCTGGGCCAGCCAGTAGGAGCCCTGCAATTCGTAGGCAAGACTCTGGTCGGGCGCCGGCCCGGCGCCGGTTGCCGCTTGGCGAGCGACCATGCGCTCCAGACGCGTGACATCGCCCGAGCGCAACGCTCGTCCGGTCGCCAGCAGCTGGCGCCGAATAGTCGACCGACGGGCGATCAGCACCGAGTACGTATCGCCCCAGTCCAGTTTGGCGTCGCGATCCACGGCAGCCACCGCCAGCATTTCCAAGGCGCTGATGATCGACCGATGCAGGCGCTGGATCTCCTCGAGCCGGGCCACCGGCACGTGCATCTCCTTGGCCGCCGGGGCAATCAGCGAACGCAGGCCGACCAGTCGACCGGACAGACGCGCGAACTGTGTCACCTGTTCCTGCGCGCTCATCGGCTGGCCGATCATCACCCAGGGATACAAACGCGCGCACTCACGCAGGTTCTCGGCCAGGCGATAGCGCCAATCATAGGTGGCATACAGCGGGAAGCCGAAAGAGAACACCAACGCGATAACGGTGCCAATGGCGACATTGAACGCCCGCCACAGGCCGATATCGATGGAATTGTCGCCGTGTCCCGCCACGATACTGAGCGTGATCGCGGTCAGCAAAGCGATATAGCCGCCCTTGCCGATGGCGAAATAGGCACAGACACCCGCAAGCACCGAGACCAGCAGATAGGTCAACGCCATCGAGCCGATCACGCTGTGCTGACCGATGAGGGCCAGGCCGAGTGCCGCGCCAATGGCCGTGGCCATGGCGCGCTCGGCCGCCTTGCGGCGGATGTTGCCGTGATGCTGCAGCCCGCCGATCACCACCAGCAAGGTCACCGAGGCCCAGAAACCGTGGGGAATACCCAGGCCCGAGGTGAGCGCGATCGAGAACAACATCGCCACTGCCACACGTACGCCGTGCAGATAGCGCGCGTTCCGATACCGATAGTAAGGCGAACGCAGCTGATGCAGAACGTGGGCCACCACGTTACGCCGGGCCGGTGCCCCGGACGGCGATTGCCTCATCTAACCCGACCGCGGCCGAACCGTGCGGCGGAGCGGCCGCCTGTCATCGACGCAACAGCGCGTCGCGTGCGGCGATCGCACGGCGCGCGGCCTGTTCGCCGTCGTCGTCGAACGCCACCATATGCCCCATCTTGCGCCCGGGACGGGCCTCGGACTTGCCGTAGAGGTGCAGCTTGAGTGCCGGGTCGGCGAGTGCCGCCCGCCAGTCCGGCATCCCCTGCTCCCAAAGGTCGCCCAGCAGATTGACCATCGCCGACGGGCGGAGGCGCTGCGTATCGCCCAGCGGCAGCGCACAGACCGCACGCAGCTGCTGCTCGAACTGGCTCGTGATACAGGCATCGAAGCTGAAGTGGCCCGAATTATGCGGCCGCGGTGCGAGTTCGTTGATCAACAGCGACCCATCGCGGCACAAAAAGAACTCGACACACAAGACCCCCACGACATCGAGCGCATCGAGGACGCCATGTGCAATCTCGACCGCACGTTCGACAATCGCCGGATCAAGGTCCGGATCGGGAATCGACACATCCAGAATATGGTCGGCATGACGATTCTCGGTCACACCGAAGTGTGCGAATGCCCCGTCACAGCCGCGTGCGGCCACGACCGAGATCTCGCGCTCGAAGTCGATGAAGCCTTCCAGCACGGCTTCTCCTGCACCGATGCTCTGCCAAGCTTGATCGATCTCGGCGCTATTGCGAATGACCGCCTGGCCCTTGCCGTCGTAGCCGAAACCCGCGGTCTTGAGCACACAGGGCGTACCCAGCCGTTCGACGGCGGCGCCGAGCGCCGCCCGATCGGGGACGTGCTCGAACGGCGCGGTGGGAAAGCCGGCGTCGGCGAGGAAATCCTTCTCGCGCTGGCGGTGCTGGGCGATATGCAGCACTCGGCCGTCGGGGCGCACCGGGACGTATTCGGCCGCGGCGAGCGCCGCTTCGTGAGGCACGTTTTCGAACTCGAAGGTGACCACGTCCACACGGCTGGCAAATTCGGCGACCGCGGCGAGGTCGCTGTAATCGCCGACGGCTTCGCGGTCGGCGACCTGGCCCATGGGCGTATCGTCACCCGGAGAGAAGGTGTGAACCCGATAACCCATGCGCCGTGCGGCTATGGCGAACATGCGCCCGAGCTGGCCGCTACCTAGCACACCGACGGTCGCACCCGGAAGGATCGGCCGGCTCATGGCAGCGTATCCGCGCGGACCTTGTCCGCCTGACGCGTACGGAACTGCTCCAGCGCATCGCGCAGCGCGGGCCGGCTGTTGGCGAGCATGGCAATCGCGAACAGGGCCGCATTCTTGGCCCCGGCCTGACCGATGGCGAAGGTGGCGGTCGGCACGCCACCGGGCATCTGCACGATGGATAGCAGCGAATCCAGCCCCTTGAGCGCGCGGCTCTCCACCGGCACGCCCAGCACCGGAACCGTCGTCTGCGCGGCGACCATGCCGGGTAGATGGGCTGCGCCACCGGCGCCGGCGATGATCGCCTCCAGGCCGCGTCCGGCCGCCGAATGAGCATAGTCGCGCATGACGTCCGGTGTGCGATGCGCCGAAACGACGCGACATTCGTGGATCACGCCGAATTCTTCGAGCATCTCATGGGCATGCGCCATCGTGTCCCAATCGGACTTGCTGCCCATGATCACGCCGACCAACGGCTTGTCGTCACTCATCTCGCCCCCTGCAGCCATCGCAGAAAAGCCGATTATTCTAGCAAGTTCGTCTGGCCGGCGAACCCGTGTTCGGTCTCGACGCCTTTCAGTACATGCCAAAGCCGCTCGCCGAAGGCGTTCGGACGAGTCTCGCCGCGCGCGATTTACGGCCTTCCGGCCTGCACTTGCTAGAGGCCGCAATGCCCGCGAATGCCGGGAGTGATACGCACCGATCTTCGAGCGGCCCGGCCGCCCCACAGCGCTAGAGCGCGCACGAGATATCAGTCGAGCACCACCAGCCGATTCGGTAATTCATTGCGTTCGTGCGTCGCAGGCACAGCCTCGCGTAGACGCGCGCCGCAGGCATCGACACATTCGATGAACCCATCGAGCGTCTGACCGGCGCGTACAC from Salinisphaera sp. T31B1 carries:
- a CDS encoding FUSC family protein, which produces MRQSPSGAPARRNVVAHVLHQLRSPYYRYRNARYLHGVRVAVAMLFSIALTSGLGIPHGFWASVTLLVVIGGLQHHGNIRRKAAERAMATAIGAALGLALIGQHSVIGSMALTYLLVSVLAGVCAYFAIGKGGYIALLTAITLSIVAGHGDNSIDIGLWRAFNVAIGTVIALVFSFGFPLYATYDWRYRLAENLRECARLYPWVMIGQPMSAQEQVTQFARLSGRLVGLRSLIAPAAKEMHVPVARLEEIQRLHRSIISALEMLAVAAVDRDAKLDWGDTYSVLIARRSTIRRQLLATGRALRSGDVTRLERMVARQAATGAGPAPDQSLAYELQGSYWLAQRLSEQVERMLHEVATLPLK
- a CDS encoding 5-(carboxyamino)imidazole ribonucleotide synthase; translation: MSRPILPGATVGVLGSGQLGRMFAIAARRMGYRVHTFSPGDDTPMGQVADREAVGDYSDLAAVAEFASRVDVVTFEFENVPHEAALAAAEYVPVRPDGRVLHIAQHRQREKDFLADAGFPTAPFEHVPDRAALGAAVERLGTPCVLKTAGFGYDGKGQAVIRNSAEIDQAWQSIGAGEAVLEGFIDFEREISVVAARGCDGAFAHFGVTENRHADHILDVSIPDPDLDPAIVERAVEIAHGVLDALDVVGVLCVEFFLCRDGSLLINELAPRPHNSGHFSFDACITSQFEQQLRAVCALPLGDTQRLRPSAMVNLLGDLWEQGMPDWRAALADPALKLHLYGKSEARPGRKMGHMVAFDDDGEQAARRAIAARDALLRR
- the purE gene encoding 5-(carboxyamino)imidazole ribonucleotide mutase, encoding MSDDKPLVGVIMGSKSDWDTMAHAHEMLEEFGVIHECRVVSAHRTPDVMRDYAHSAAGRGLEAIIAGAGGAAHLPGMVAAQTTVPVLGVPVESRALKGLDSLLSIVQMPGGVPTATFAIGQAGAKNAALFAIAMLANSRPALRDALEQFRTRQADKVRADTLP